A portion of the Mesorhizobium shangrilense genome contains these proteins:
- a CDS encoding host specificity protein, which yields MYGRISGSSASSSQANDPVLSNDSDGFGQALARMAPPDLNASSSSAPARPYSLVSQPPIVEIDRSSFSRKARDFYGDEIKHIADNPQEYSDFVSSKAARTAMVARLGGGTHDDTDEARYFSYQLGGTSAGLLRTEGGFRTRGEPWQDQFPGKKRVTSIVDLRVTHPLVENAGDILLEHQLRLDGNRALVMSRPAATENEARLDQMGFVPVGDNQWLLDPSQHPDKWAKNSEGEWQRADKPCLYLSKAEDSDGEESVEASSSEASYESDSSGDDPSWYFENLNLNQERH from the coding sequence ATGTACGGTCGTATCAGTGGCTCATCCGCAAGCTCCAGCCAAGCTAACGACCCGGTACTGTCAAACGACAGCGACGGCTTTGGGCAAGCGCTTGCGCGCATGGCGCCGCCTGATCTCAACGCGAGTTCGTCTTCAGCGCCGGCACGGCCGTACTCGCTAGTTTCACAGCCTCCTATCGTGGAGATCGACAGGTCTTCGTTCAGTCGGAAAGCGAGAGACTTTTACGGCGATGAAATCAAACACATCGCGGACAATCCGCAAGAGTACTCGGATTTCGTGTCCTCAAAAGCCGCGCGCACGGCAATGGTTGCAAGGCTCGGCGGTGGCACTCACGATGATACCGACGAGGCGCGATATTTTAGTTATCAGCTAGGTGGAACAAGCGCTGGCCTCTTACGAACAGAAGGCGGATTCAGGACTAGAGGAGAACCGTGGCAGGACCAGTTCCCCGGGAAAAAACGCGTCACATCCATCGTGGATCTTCGGGTTACTCATCCACTGGTCGAGAATGCAGGCGATATTCTGCTTGAACATCAACTTCGACTCGACGGCAACCGGGCGCTGGTCATGTCACGACCTGCTGCGACGGAAAATGAAGCTCGTCTAGACCAGATGGGCTTTGTTCCCGTGGGTGACAATCAGTGGCTACTTGATCCTAGCCAGCACCCCGACAAATGGGCGAAAAATAGTGAGGGTGAATGGCAGCGGGCTGACAAGCCTTGTCTATATCTCTCCAAAGCCGAGGATTCCGACGGGGAAGAAAGTGTTGAGGCGAGTTCCAGCGAAGCTAGCTACGAGTCAGACTCGTCCGGCGATGACCCGTCTTGGTATTTCGAAAATCTCAATTTAAACCAAGAGCGGCATTGA
- a CDS encoding MucR family transcriptional regulator yields MTTVDEEDAEQPGVDLLGLTVDIVAAFVQKNPIPVADLPDLISSVNSALRGIVQPPASPEAELVPAVNHKRSVFPDYIICLEDGKKFKSLKRHLRANYGLTPEGYRAKWGLGPDYPMVAPNYAARRSLLAKSAGLGRRPVVKTPG; encoded by the coding sequence CTGACCACCGTGGATGAGGAGGATGCCGAACAGCCAGGCGTTGATTTGTTAGGCCTTACGGTAGATATCGTTGCGGCCTTCGTCCAGAAAAACCCGATCCCTGTCGCCGATCTTCCGGACTTGATCTCGAGTGTCAATTCTGCGTTGAGGGGGATTGTACAACCGCCTGCTTCACCAGAAGCTGAGCTCGTTCCGGCGGTCAATCACAAGCGGTCCGTGTTCCCCGACTATATCATCTGCCTAGAGGACGGAAAAAAATTCAAGTCTCTCAAACGGCATCTCCGAGCCAATTATGGCCTGACACCTGAGGGTTATAGAGCAAAATGGGGACTTGGTCCTGACTACCCGATGGTGGCGCCCAATTATGCCGCCCGGCGGTCCCTCCTTGCGAAGTCCGCCGGACTCGGCCGCAGGCCAGTAGTCAAAACGCCAGGGTGA
- a CDS encoding type II toxin-antitoxin system RelE/ParE family toxin, giving the protein MSRKRIRWTQRALRRLDEIGALIGKDSPDAAGRVVARIVSAAEHLAEQPAMGRIGRIRTTRELVLADIPYIIPYHVNGDTVEILTVMHAAQQWPQAL; this is encoded by the coding sequence ATGAGCCGTAAAAGAATCCGCTGGACCCAGCGGGCGTTGCGGCGGCTTGACGAAATCGGCGCCCTCATCGGGAAAGACAGCCCCGATGCCGCCGGCCGTGTCGTTGCGCGCATTGTGTCAGCGGCGGAGCACCTGGCCGAGCAACCGGCCATGGGTCGCATCGGACGCATCAGGACGACGCGGGAGCTGGTTTTGGCTGATATACCCTATATCATCCCCTATCACGTCAACGGCGATACTGTCGAAATCCTGACTGTCATGCACGCCGCCCAACAGTGGCCGCAGGCCCTGTAA
- a CDS encoding CopG family ribbon-helix-helix protein: MTAFTVRVPDETADRLDQLAEKLDRSRSYVAAQAIEDFVAREEWQLAEIEAGLAEAQRGEFASDHDVAAVVGKYVKSARQS; encoded by the coding sequence ATGACCGCCTTCACCGTCCGTGTGCCGGACGAAACCGCAGACAGGCTGGACCAACTCGCCGAAAAGCTTGACCGCTCACGCTCCTATGTGGCCGCACAGGCCATTGAGGACTTCGTGGCCCGGGAAGAGTGGCAGCTGGCTGAAATAGAGGCCGGATTGGCCGAGGCCCAGCGCGGCGAATTTGCAAGTGACCATGATGTAGCTGCCGTGGTCGGAAAATACGTCAAGTCCGCCCGCCAATCATGA
- a CDS encoding type II toxin-antitoxin system HipA family toxin — protein MKFRPIRKMKVTLDLEGLQRDLGTLAWSAEERRAYFEYAAEFTAAPLLISPFHLGVKAGLLPAQNEPFNGLHGLFNDSLPDGWGRLLLDRRFQKAGIDYRTLTALDRLSAVGTSGMGALAFIPELPDDKRGRDDLDWFVEQVELVQQEMDTAEIDALQGAQGGSAGARPKIMIGLNPDQNIFVIDYGHQLKPGLERWIVKSRSSDDPIDIGVEEQAYALMARAAGLDMADTRILQTKKGNRLFATKRFDRTPQGRLHMHTASGLLHADHRQASLDYGSLHKLTHMMTRDSAEVLRMFAHMVFNVYARNRDDHSKNHAFLMGSNGQWRLSPAYDLTFSAGPGGQHSALIAGEGSNPGRQHLLAVAKGASISEQEALNVIERIRSAVDRWPRFADEAGLSRARTNEHDLVLNGRRSQPAQALRRDTSLDNLAVSEPLPTRKKTRTRLGFEPTTPTV, from the coding sequence ATGAAGTTCAGGCCAATCAGAAAAATGAAGGTGACCCTAGATCTTGAGGGGTTGCAACGAGATCTTGGAACTCTTGCTTGGAGTGCCGAAGAACGGCGGGCTTACTTTGAGTACGCAGCCGAATTCACAGCCGCACCACTGCTGATTTCGCCGTTTCATCTCGGCGTGAAGGCAGGTCTTCTTCCGGCTCAGAATGAACCGTTCAATGGCCTGCATGGGCTCTTCAATGACAGCCTTCCAGATGGATGGGGGCGCCTATTGCTGGATCGCCGCTTTCAAAAAGCGGGGATAGACTACCGTACGCTTACGGCCTTGGACCGCCTTTCTGCGGTAGGAACTTCAGGAATGGGAGCATTGGCCTTCATTCCTGAACTCCCCGATGACAAGCGAGGTAGAGACGACTTGGACTGGTTCGTTGAGCAGGTTGAGCTTGTTCAGCAGGAGATGGATACCGCTGAGATCGATGCGCTGCAGGGAGCTCAAGGCGGCTCCGCAGGCGCGCGTCCTAAGATCATGATCGGCTTGAATCCGGATCAGAACATCTTCGTGATTGACTACGGCCATCAATTGAAGCCTGGGCTCGAACGCTGGATTGTCAAATCACGTAGCTCCGACGACCCGATAGACATCGGCGTCGAGGAGCAAGCTTATGCGCTCATGGCACGTGCCGCCGGATTGGACATGGCTGATACGCGGATACTGCAGACAAAAAAAGGAAATCGTCTGTTCGCGACGAAGAGGTTTGACCGCACACCGCAGGGGCGACTACATATGCATACTGCGAGCGGTCTCCTCCATGCCGACCATCGACAAGCATCACTTGACTACGGCTCACTTCACAAACTGACGCATATGATGACGAGAGACAGCGCGGAGGTCCTCCGCATGTTCGCTCACATGGTATTCAATGTGTACGCACGAAACCGAGACGACCATTCGAAGAACCATGCATTCCTGATGGGATCGAATGGGCAATGGAGACTCTCTCCGGCGTACGATCTGACTTTCTCGGCAGGCCCTGGAGGACAGCACAGCGCATTGATCGCAGGGGAGGGATCGAATCCAGGACGACAGCATCTGCTGGCCGTCGCCAAAGGCGCTTCCATTTCCGAACAAGAAGCGTTGAACGTGATCGAACGCATCCGCTCTGCTGTCGATCGCTGGCCACGGTTCGCGGACGAAGCAGGTCTATCCAGAGCACGAACAAATGAACATGATCTTGTCCTGAATGGACGAAGGTCTCAGCCTGCACAGGCGCTACGCCGTGACACATCCCTCGACAACCTTGCTGTTTCCGAGCCCCTGCCCACCCGAAAGAAAACGCGCACCAGATTAGGATTCGAACCTACGACCCCTACAGTGTGA
- a CDS encoding helix-turn-helix domain-containing protein produces the protein MEIIEGVAARMKRRRIDANLTQRELASKAGVSYGSLRVFEETGKASFEAVVKIAFALEAEAEFERLFPPRPPKTIEEVVGQPARKRVRKK, from the coding sequence ATGGAAATCATTGAAGGCGTCGCGGCGCGGATGAAGCGGCGACGAATTGATGCCAATCTTACCCAACGAGAGCTGGCTTCCAAGGCTGGAGTTTCCTACGGCTCCCTTAGAGTTTTTGAGGAGACCGGCAAGGCATCCTTCGAAGCTGTCGTAAAGATCGCATTCGCTTTGGAAGCAGAAGCTGAATTTGAACGCTTATTTCCGCCACGGCCGCCGAAGACAATTGAAGAAGTCGTTGGGCAGCCGGCTAGGAAGAGGGTTCGCAAGAAATGA
- a CDS encoding IS110 family transposase, protein MTRKSQPRRSQKLAPVHAHAAAIDIGATIHVAAVSPRCDPEPVRTFGTFTADLHRLADWFAQCGIETVAMESTGVYWIPIFEILEQRGFEVILVNAREAKQVPGRKSDVSDAEWLQRLHEYGLLRASFRPTGEIATLRSYLRQRERLLDAAAVHIQHMQKALTEMNLQLHHVVADVTGATGLRIIRALVAGERDPDKLATLRDPHCKASAEIIRAALVGNDREEHVFALAQALELYEVYQAKVAVCDKRIAVVLERMKDAHSTPSAALPQPRYKRPQANEPGFPVREALHAILGVDLTQIHGVGPYLALKVVSECGTDLSAWPSAKHFTSWLSLAPHNKISGGKVLSSRTRRSGSRVAALLRLAATAVGRTQTALGAFYRRLASRIGKAKAVTATARKIAVLLYNALRHHMDYADPGASSYEERYRQRVLSNIRHRAKSLGYVLQPAPTAAAVS, encoded by the coding sequence ATGACGCGCAAATCACAACCCCGCCGGAGCCAAAAGCTCGCCCCCGTCCATGCCCATGCGGCTGCCATTGACATCGGCGCCACCATACACGTGGCGGCAGTCTCGCCCCGGTGCGATCCGGAGCCGGTGCGCACGTTCGGAACTTTCACGGCCGACCTGCATCGCCTCGCCGACTGGTTCGCACAGTGTGGGATCGAGACGGTGGCGATGGAGTCGACCGGAGTGTACTGGATTCCGATCTTCGAGATTCTCGAGCAGCGCGGGTTTGAAGTGATCCTGGTCAATGCCCGCGAGGCCAAGCAGGTTCCGGGCCGCAAGAGCGATGTCTCCGATGCCGAATGGCTTCAGCGCCTGCACGAATACGGATTGCTGCGGGCCAGCTTTCGGCCCACCGGCGAGATCGCGACGCTGCGGAGCTATCTGCGCCAGCGCGAGCGGTTGCTCGATGCGGCGGCGGTTCACATCCAGCACATGCAAAAAGCGTTGACCGAGATGAACCTCCAACTCCATCACGTCGTTGCGGACGTGACGGGCGCCACCGGGCTGCGCATTATCCGGGCCTTGGTGGCAGGCGAGCGCGACCCGGACAAATTGGCCACCCTCCGTGATCCGCATTGCAAGGCTTCGGCCGAGATCATTCGGGCGGCCCTGGTCGGCAACGACCGGGAGGAGCATGTCTTCGCCCTGGCGCAGGCGCTGGAGCTGTACGAGGTCTACCAGGCCAAGGTGGCCGTGTGCGATAAGCGGATCGCAGTGGTTCTGGAACGCATGAAGGATGCCCATTCGACGCCGTCGGCGGCGCTGCCGCAACCCCGCTACAAGCGACCACAGGCCAATGAGCCGGGGTTCCCGGTGCGCGAGGCACTGCATGCGATCCTCGGCGTCGACCTGACGCAAATCCACGGTGTCGGACCGTACTTGGCGCTAAAGGTGGTTAGCGAGTGCGGCACCGACCTCTCCGCCTGGCCGAGCGCCAAGCACTTCACCTCCTGGCTGAGCCTGGCGCCGCACAACAAGATCTCCGGGGGAAAGGTGCTGTCGTCGCGCACGCGCCGCTCCGGCAGTCGGGTGGCGGCGCTGCTGCGGCTGGCCGCGACGGCGGTGGGGCGCACTCAGACGGCGCTTGGAGCCTTTTATCGCCGCTTGGCGTCCCGTATCGGCAAGGCCAAAGCCGTCACCGCGACGGCGCGCAAGATCGCCGTCCTCTTATACAACGCCCTGCGTCACCACATGGACTATGCCGATCCGGGGGCCTCCTCCTATGAGGAGCGCTATCGTCAACGGGTTCTCAGCAATATCCGACATCGCGCCAAATCGCTTGGGTATGTGCTACAGCCCGCCCCAACCGCGGCGGCTGTTTCTTAG